The genomic segment AGAATATTAGAATTAAGTTAGGTAtaagtagaaaaattattaaagcaaACTGTATTCTAAACTAGTTAGTTTAAATCCATATTTGAATAAGTTTATGTAaatgtaacataaatataatatattaaaagaagTTGGTTTAAGTAGTATCACATCTGtcttttattatcataattgaaAGTGTGGTTCCACTTACATTCTTTTAATAACCATGGGCAACTAAATGATCTCCAAGTTTTTCAACTACCAATGCAGCCTGTTGTGGTTGAACCGGATCTTCATATAATGAAACAACAATcgctgaaaatttaaaaaaaaatgttaagattcAACAACTTATATAGATTACAGATGGCAAAAAgtcaatacaattaatttaatacttagaaatgttattttaattctcatataattgtattgtttatagtaataaaagttatgaaaaattaaaataactttccttaaaaataattatttcaacatttttccatattatttattaatatctataaatcCTGACTTCTAAAATAACATCTAATTATAGGTACCGATAAAGGGCTAAATTATCGTCATCTAGATAAtttgattatacaatataaaaatgtagcaGCCACAATGATAAGGATGAAAATTGTTAATGAAAGTTAAGCATCAAAAGGGTAGTGTActatgttaagaaaaaaaacatataatacaacatatgGACAAGTTAGGTAAAcagtaaacattatattattatggcaggGGAAGAAATGTGCTAGCAATGCCAATGTTGTCAGTGATGacacaataaatcaaaaataatgtatatattcaatacaacatctgaatacaatattttattaaattagaacTTACTTTGTTGAGTCTTCACACAATGAGCTCCAACTTTTCCTTGTTTAGCTCTTATAACTTTGTCAGTGcccgataaataaatatagcgAACACTTGCCAATGTAATGCCTGAAGATGTTAATGTATCTTGATTTTCAAAGCCCAGAGCTATTTTGCTCAATTCCTCCTTTGatacctataaaaacaaaaaaaataattattaataaataagttttaataatcaGAACATCTATTAGTATCTATTCGACTTTCAGCAGGTATTACATACTTAAATCTTgaaattaacaacaaaaaaaaagttaatagatttatatttttatctaccttgttatactatattttttcatacttaaaacttttaagaTTTATATTGCTAGAAttgaattaagtatattatatttgtacctaaaaacttgttaaaatttaaacatacctaactttataaaattatgattggaTCAGATCATACTTTGAAACTATGTTTATTAGTTGTCATAACTGGCATACAGTGTGTCCAACCCAAAACCagattacattttacttttaggTGTTGAAAATCTTGGGAGAAGTAATGGTAAGAAGGCCCACTTTACATAATGGTTGAAAAAGGACAATTGGGGTTAAACatgttactttttatttacctattcaatagaaaaataacattccgttaaatacatttattatactaggTCCACAAAGAGtctggtttttattttgtttctattttaaaaacaatttaaattgtccTATCTATGTTGGAAAAAGTTtagtttatgttttattgtcCTATGAAGACCTAGCATTAGatagaatttttttcttaaattatttcacaGCTAAggaacattaaatttaaatgttaaatgttttgctaaatatgaacaaaaggcaataatgataaaacaaatatgttACACACAAAGGCCGGTCTCTTGTAGTACGCGAGGCGAAAAGTGAGCCGCGATCGATACACGCCAAGTGGCCGTTTTTCATCAGGGAAACTCCCACTAgcagtaaacaaaatatataaattactacctGCCGTTTTTAAAACACGTGCCAGCTGTTTCCATTACTTTCACAAAAGTAGAACCCCTGACACCATGTAAAATGACCGCTTGGCGCGCATCAATCGCGGCTCACTTTTCGTCTCACGTACTATAgtaatagatataggtataacacataatataaaattaatttatcatattattaatcttttaattcATTGAAACAATATTCTTAACAACAGTTTGCCAAGAACCgttgtgttaaatgttaaatggaTAAGTGTCAATTTTTCTTGAACAAATCCAAGCTACGCGACGGATATGATatgaaataagtttaataaatgcagatttaaaatgtgtaacatTATATTCAGTCGACACCTCGGTAGCAGCATGGACATAACTAAATGAGGGCTATCAAACTGTTGATAATTTGAGAGGAAAATTAGTGCGTCTAACGTACCTATGAGTTGGATATACGACACCGATTTGAAAGACTAACATTGAACAAAAAAACCAATGTAACGCATCAAGGTCTGCACACACTCCAATGGTAGTGGCTTAACCACTGCCGCCACCGCCAAAGTGTGTGCGGGTGTTCAATTAGAACGCTGTGGCAGCGTGAAGGTAATTTTTCGAAGCACAGGACTCAAGGCCAGCATAGGGTTAGTATAGGGTGGATAAGTAGGATGAGTcggatgtaaaatattaattatcaataatttatgcGGGTagaggtacatattattattctatttcgTTATAAGTGTGGCCATGGGGCgggtgttaataattaataggtattctgcctgaaaaaaaatgtaatgaatggCGCCGCCACGGGTGAACGGCCCATAGGTTAACCTGCAACAACTGTTTATACTCACGTCGAATCCGTCGGACTTGGCCCACACGTTGCCATCATGGCCGGCGATCGCGGCTTTGGTGACGCACCTGGATGCCAGTAAATGTTTGTCGACGTAATCTTGCCAGGACGACATGCTGAAGAAATTAAGGGCGGTTGTTTGTGCGTCGTTTACTAATGTGTGCGCGAATTTGCGGGGGGGCGGTGGCCGGAAAGCGCGTGGTCACCGGTGGTGCGAAAAGTGTGCGGAAAAGAAGACGGTCGGGAAAGGAGAAAAAAATAGGACAGAAAAGAGAAATGGGTAGTCGTCGTCTCGCACCGGACGGTGATGGCAGTGTGGTGATGCGTCCGTGTTAGTGTGTCAGCGTGTGTACGCGTTTGTATACACGCGTGTGTGTGagtgcgcgcgtgtgtgtgtgtgtgtgtttgcctGCGCgagtgtgtgagtgtgtgcgtGTACTTGAGTTGGTCACTAATTGGTCCGTCTGCGCGTGCGTCGACTATCGCGTTGTCGTGTGCATGTGCGTGCGAGCGACACCCggcgtatacattatataatatttcatacacatAAAAGATTATTATTGGATGACGGGCAGAAAAAGCTACAACGACGTACATTGTCCAACACACCGCGTCATCGGTGCGTACCGGTGCGCGCACTGCATCGACGCCGCCGCTCACCGTTTCTACCTCCATGACGCTATGGCGCCTAAATCAAACGCTCGACCGGCTGCTTATTATTAccgaaaataatttctaatcATTTTACTATTAGGACGCCACCCACTAGGTTTGTGGCGTTTGTCTTACAAACATACACGGTACACCATAACAAATGTTGAGTAGCTCAATTTTGTGTAGGCAGTTACAGGCGGCAAGTCAAGCGTTGTACTCTGTTGCCGGGGCGACAAATTTATAttgagatattattattgtatattaattgtataaaaaaataaacaaatgtatattatgtacatatgtatattatatatttttatttttattataacttattgtcaAAAGCAAATATTACagctcaaaaatgtatattattgttttcatcaattagtcggaaaataatattaataattacaaaaaatatttaagtttaactaTGAACTAAGAAAGGTGTCTTGGCATTTTGTGTTGACATTATTGACAGTTGAATCAGAAATAACAAGTATGTAAAGTAGATTTTGaagaaattttaactttattttcaaatctccAATCTAGGAGAAATTGATAAATATGcctagattataattattaataaaattgagacaaaaaaaatgcaaataaaataaataatacttttttttcagtttataatttatttttttaatatgaatatcacaTAACTACTCGGTTACCAAAAGTACTAGATTCtttcaaataatagtaatatgtgcaataatttttttttacaataagataaaaataaagaaacgcTTACAAAGAAATCATTCATTTTTGTCttacttaaacttttttttataaaaactatgttatgtttatttaacataGCTTTTCCTAGAGATATAagagataattaataaattaaaatattaataaaagaaagaATTCGGTTTACCTCCAAAGcgattatttgaatttttttctttaaaatttgtgtttttaatgtTCAATGATGATACTTTCAGAAAACAAGTTAGTCAATTTTTCTGTAGAAGTTAAGGTtgaaaaaacttcaaaacttcGAAAtcgtgttattaaataaaattccataaataacatttgtgatttttttttgtaaatgtgagATTTTTATCGCTTGGTGGAATCAGAAATTGCCTATTGTacttactgtatattttattgttaacaaagaaatttaaaaaaaactccaGCGGTTGGAAATTTGCAAGCTCGCTGACtgcaaaaatgtatagttaagtTTGAAACCAAGTCCGACCGACAAATTCTGTTTGCATCGCACTGATTGTTCTTAATTcattgaaatacaaatatttccaaaaaaaaaaaaaattaaaaatctaactttattattatgccacaaaataatagttaccttacattttaagaaataacttttttggGGGGAGGCAAAATATGTTACCCTGGagcacaacatttttaaatacggccctggctagttatttagttaatatgttattatatatgacGTGTTGTGTCATTATTATGCCCTACCCTGGAAAACATTGAAATTACGTCTTTGAGTGAGCTTTAAATAagattagagtgaattgatctgTTCTCAATCGGGTATAAtagtatcataaatcataatctatGTTTCCTCATGAGCTGTTTACGATATTTTCATTTCTAGGCGAGTTATgatatagttatacctattacctatctaCCCataattagcttaaaaattaaaatatcataaaaaaaaccatgaaaatacacagataatgttcttgttGGTGTGTCAATACCTACTCAATTCACTCCATCATTAAAGATAACTAGGTAAGTATACAACATTTGAACTGCTGATcacaaatttgttatgttataggCACGTTTTAATGACTGAAAATACATGCTGGAGTCATCATAGACacgtacctaattatattaatttgcactaaaaccaatataaaatattgaaaaataaatttttattaggtgGAGGACAGTAGGTCTCTATAAATCGACATCATAGCATGAAGCTATTCAATCTAgcgtgaaatttaaatttaaatataataataggtatgattATTGGCTTAATTTTGCCCTTCCGGTATCTAATCGTTGTTCAATAGacgtttatagatttttttaggacgtttgaaaaatttctaacataaagaaaacattttttttgtgatattcGAGAGATGAGTCTTTGGTAAATGTTTCAACCGAATGTTTCCAGTGATTACTTTGTTTTAACACTAAGTTATAGGCCCAGGGTTGGACTAGCTCAAACAAACGGCCaggaaaatagttttttaacagGCCCCAGCTCTCAGCTCACTCCCTGTGCTATGAAGATATTAGAACTGAATAATTTTTGCTCACCCAGTGGCGTatataagggggggggggttggtacggcactattaaaataaagttaatttataataataattaaatacattttgtgaatTGTTGACTGTGCTCACTAATATCAATATTCCCacttctaaattttaatatatatttttcttaatatttcatcatattcatttaaatatactacACTTCTATATActtagatatgtataataaaatataaaatataatttactggtTTTAgattcataaaacataataaacatattttattgtattatatatacatttttttagggacattttaaataataaaggccttttttaaaatggtactttaaagaaaattaacaaattatatttgtttacattaaaataaatttaatattaatagtagtattaataatatcctCGTCCTCagtcttttatatttaaacgttacataggtataccataatatagttttggCTATAGGTAGGCACGGTTATCacaacagttaaatattattagttttattatcatttaatatatacaaatgccTAAGTGCGGGACTGCTTATTACCACCGGCCCCAAATAGCCTACTGCAACCCCCATAGGCTCATTTTCATGGTGGCCTACCGggaaaataggtaggtaacactTGAGAATTGAGCACATAACTTACCTATGAATTATGGGCCGTGGCCATTTTACTCCGAAAccgagataccgttttcctccactgtcTATTTTCctcctataaataataaataaaacaataaaatagttaatatgaataaattattcatatcaaaaaaataaaaaaatattctttattaggcTTAATTGACAGCTGATATAGATATAGCCGAATAACCGATACCAGCATGTATCAACCGAAAATGTGATCCTAGCAAGgcttaccatttgaaaaaaattctgttttatgttatttacaatcaaACCTTAcgcaatttttgcgtttattattattaagtactataaaattatacaagttttgcgtttatcgttatttaaaatggtgttaacactaaaaaatttaaaaataataacttattcgGATGggtatttttcgtttaatgatattttataaattacctacgtTTTGCATTAcctatgttttgtttaatgataataaatgataataatgttaatatattttgttaatagttgacatgttttgttttgcggtatttaattatttttgattatcgttttccgttgtaattatgtttacaaatttcaatcttttttgtcaaatataacattatataacgTTTGTAAGCCCTGGATTCCAGCCTTACTCTATCTTTATAATACGGAACGTAATACTACAACATTGACTAAAATATTGGAGGGAAATAGACATAATTAAAGTCTAAAATAATGTGGAGGAACGatatctcgtttttggaggaaaatggaaccgcccgaatttattatgatacttCGAAAATGTTGCCTACACAAAATTTGCAAAATGCACCATCTTgtaggtattacttattatgcAACTATGCAATGCTGGgccagttaattatttttttttaactcgttaatttaagttaatatagaaaaatacaagttatgtttaaagttaaaagttacctttattttttttaacttgtaagAGTTAGGAACaagttaattagaaaataaaagtaacttaactttgttaaaaatcagttaattttttcatataaaattataagtatcaaGTAGGTATGCTTATCTTTTTTAAAGCTCATAAATAACACAGTGATTCAATAAATgtcttactatttttaaataaatgtaggtaagtattaaaactaattactataggtaggtGGGTGATAGCTATACTTTAATCAAtgatgaaatccaacaaaataatttaattatttttgttgatttgttTACGTAATGATTcacaactatattaaatattataataatcaaattcatcattagaatataattaattggttaGTGGTTATACAGCTCACAGATCCACAGAAagcaatatataaaaacaagattgtgaaaaataattttcgacCACACATAACAATAGGGCCAGATTAAGACTTTCGGatgtccaaatatttttttgaggcCCCTTgcagtaaaaacattaaaaatacccAAAATGTAAGATATTAAGATCTAAGTAGTTaaggtaaaaattttaactgtcacataataagtaataactaactaCCTAtctaaaacgtatttatttcaagtttaaattCCGCTGATCCATAtcatagcaatattataataattgtattaaacctTCATCATTTGAAGagtaaaaataagtatactaatctcattacatattatttattaacattttgaaacTAAACCTTCGCActgttacattaatattaaattataactacagTTTAattcagggcttgcaaacgttatatttgacaaaaaaacgattgaaatttgtaaacgtaattataacggaaagcgataatcagaaataattaaataccgcaaaacaaaacataacgattaacaaaatatattataaattgttaaacaaaacataacgcaaaatgtaatttatagaatattattgaccGAAAAATAACGGagaacgaaatattttaaaaccatttattatggtttcgtaaaaacatttatttcatgcaaaaaatctaaaaattgattatattatattccccgGACCACTAGGTATCCGGGAATATCTatccgcattagttattatttttaaatttaataggtattaacactattctaaaatataacgatcaacgcaaaaattgtgtaacgttttaattgtaaataacatggaacagaattttttttcaaatgcaagctctggtttaattaaattgaatccttccaaatttttatatactttaaatagtaaaatcaaaATGATGTCAACAAAAATCTTGTGGCCTTTAGAAGCAGAAGTCCACTAAACATTTacacctatatacctacaaaaatattttgttttcggtgGATTCCTCAATGCCATTCTCCCGTGTTTGCAGGAAGCCCAAAtactaatgtatattataatgtgttccggagtgaagtcaaataaaaataaaattatgtcaaaatgtttaaaagttttgaagatacctacataaacaaatgcgtgatatgcatggttttgataaaaaaaaaagttaattgcccataactaaaaaaataaaaaagttagattcaatttttaaagggtatttattcatcatttttggtatactttcatagttTTATATGACGTTGGCgggtcacttcaccctggaacgtattgtatattattcaatattaggtacctgatataataaatataatatatagatattaggtatatagcaataaataatgaataataatgtatcactttatttataagttataatttacaagcttttttcctagctaaataatcatcgatttttttaggtgatttatttagtgtacatagcctataacaaaaaaagtaatggacaaattagaggcccctaaataaattctaagtatcgaggcccgggggccattgCCCCTCCTGCCCCCCTTAATCCGTGCTTGGTTTGCAgcacgaataatataaatacaaatcaatactttttttttgaagttaatattttttaacaaatttcttAAATTGAGGGCAAAAAAATTTTTCACAGTATTTTGGCATCTGGTTGGCCCCCAAACGACTGCTGCCTGAGGCAAGTGCCCTTAAAACCTTCTGTACAATCTGGCCCTGAGCTGATACAGACACACAGTCGACCTTATATCcaccattaaaatgtatacgtagTACAATAGTACATGCGCCCAAAGGTGTCCATTAGGGGTTGCAAGGAGGTGACATGTCACATAGATGAATGTGaaatgattgtaattttttgtaattgtaaataatatctaaattattattactggcgatattataatacttgacgtattacataggtacatcgtTTATTcatgttatgtatttattttctgttatttattaatattaatttggttgGTTCTCAGTTATTTTTTCATGATATTGTCACCCCCATAGGTTTTGATTGATGGGTTTTGCAAGACAATTTCAAACTTTGTTTTCTGCTTATTACGGCCCGCATACTTCAGGTGAAAATacgtttttttgaatttttatttatataattttattgtaggtgTATAAACGATAAaaggaagaaaaaaatttatttattataattatttttttttagtcatctAGAGTTAttcagaaatatttaaaaatttaagatttctTTTGTTTGTAgtgtgtaaattaaaattagtcaattttacccaaaatatttaaacgcttataataaaatattgtgactacctatgtatttttttatatttttaaaattttatgttatGAACAACTTATGAGCAactatttgtattcaattttccaaCTTTTTCATCAACTGAAAATAGGTatcgacatattataaagtagaaaaaactacataaaataaaaaatgtcattacatGTGTCTGAAATAGCataaaaagcataaaaaaaattagtgatatttaagtaagtatttacggttatttgtttttgagttataggTACCCACACAAAAAAACAACATTGAATTTGCCAAAAACTGGTATTGAGTAAAAATTTGGCCATTTTTCCTTATTCCCCCCTCCCCCaccaccaataattattattaaacaatttaggtactaggaattttcaatttttacctcTCAAAAGTACTAACTCGCTCTGCTTAGAATCTaagattatattgtttattattgttttaaatttacccagggatggaaaacgtttttaaaaaacgttattaaacggaaaaaaacaataaacgaaaacaattaaaaaaacaaaaacataaaataactgaaaaacgataacaaaaaatcccaaaaaccgaaaaaaaattaataacgaaatcaaaaatgaaaacaaaaataaattatagtattatacattattaaattatttgtaccacaaaaaaaaaaaaaaattggaaagaatttcacttgtctttacttaaaaatgtttaactttaaaaatattttaattttaaatcaaaaatgttgaattttctaatttttaataaattaaaattaaaatattaatcattaagaataattaattttaatttttaacttttaagtgcatttctatatttcGCACTGCTATTgtaacttgaaagttaaaagttataagttctgagaatataatataaaaaaaaaaaatatatattatcaaaaatgttagtcaaaaacaatatagaaaaataacgtttttaaaaacgttaatcaaaaacataatattaaaaatgtttaaaaacgatattttttaaatcaataaacaaaaacgaaaacgaaaacgaaaaaattaaaaacgttttccatccttGCATTTACCTGAACGAAATACACAATGatactggggggggggggggggtaatatTCACACTGGACGGCTAAGTCCCCAATCCTTCCTAGATACACCTATGTTGACacgctaaaaagtaaaaaatcttaaacatttaaatat from the Acyrthosiphon pisum isolate AL4f chromosome X, pea_aphid_22Mar2018_4r6ur, whole genome shotgun sequence genome contains:
- the LOC100161765 gene encoding profilin-like isoform X1, producing MSSWQDYVDKHLLASRCVTKAAIAGHDGNVWAKSDGFDVSKEELSKIALGFENQDTLTSSGITLASVRYIYLSGTDKVIRAKQGKVGAHCVKTQQTIVVSLYEDPVQPQQAALVVEKLGDHLVAHGY